In Chloroflexota bacterium, a single window of DNA contains:
- a CDS encoding MFS transporter produces MAVREAADNGAVLPTAAQPASSPAAPTGEVTLKTRRGQVVLASFTTAHFSHHVSNSLLNPLLPFIRDAFALSYDQSGWLVSAFSLSLGISNAPIGVLADRFGSRLVIVVGLLLTGLVSAAIAFSGSYWQLFGLLIVLGLIAGSYHAPASALMSRIFPASVRGSAIGLHTTGGHLSFFIVPATAGWLVTQTGAWTTPYLWLSFAPVLAGLWLWTVAPGHHQRPAGKTDRLAVFRELGVVVRTVGPLVSASIAFQVVFAALLAFMTLYLVDVRGIEPAWAAVLFGVPQLVGLIGSPLGGLLSDRIGRRGVILIALGLMGPSLWGITTLPTELLVIPLTGVGIAAAMRLTCTEVLVMDSAPAHRRATALGAYHMLVQQSGGIAAPALGILAASIGIGPAFGGVCAALGLASIAVVVFSRKL; encoded by the coding sequence ATGGCGGTACGCGAGGCAGCAGACAACGGAGCCGTCCTGCCGACTGCCGCTCAGCCGGCAAGCTCACCTGCTGCCCCGACTGGTGAGGTCACCCTCAAGACGCGGCGCGGACAGGTCGTTCTGGCGAGCTTCACCACGGCCCACTTCTCGCACCACGTCAGCAACAGCCTCCTGAATCCGCTGCTGCCGTTCATCCGCGACGCCTTCGCCCTCAGCTACGACCAGTCGGGCTGGCTGGTCTCGGCGTTCAGCCTCAGCCTGGGGATCTCGAACGCGCCCATCGGCGTGCTGGCTGACCGGTTCGGCTCGCGGCTGGTGATCGTCGTCGGGCTGTTGCTGACCGGGCTGGTGAGCGCGGCCATCGCGTTCTCGGGCAGCTACTGGCAGCTGTTCGGGCTGCTGATCGTGCTCGGCCTGATCGCCGGCTCGTACCACGCGCCGGCCTCGGCGCTGATGTCGCGAATCTTCCCAGCCTCGGTGCGTGGCAGCGCTATCGGACTGCACACCACCGGCGGCCACCTGAGCTTCTTCATCGTGCCCGCCACGGCCGGCTGGCTCGTCACGCAGACGGGCGCCTGGACGACGCCGTACCTGTGGCTGTCGTTCGCGCCGGTGCTGGCCGGGCTGTGGCTGTGGACCGTCGCACCCGGCCACCACCAGCGCCCCGCGGGCAAGACGGATCGCCTGGCCGTGTTCCGCGAGCTTGGCGTCGTGGTGCGAACCGTCGGGCCACTGGTGTCAGCATCTATCGCGTTCCAGGTCGTGTTCGCAGCGCTGCTGGCCTTCATGACGCTGTATCTGGTTGACGTTCGCGGCATCGAGCCGGCCTGGGCTGCCGTGCTGTTCGGCGTGCCGCAGCTGGTGGGCCTGATCGGGTCGCCGTTGGGCGGCCTGCTCTCGGACCGGATCGGGCGGCGCGGCGTCATCCTGATCGCGCTTGGGCTGATGGGGCCATCGCTCTGGGGCATCACCACGCTGCCAACAGAACTCCTGGTGATCCCGCTGACGGGTGTCGGCATCGCCGCTGCCATGCGCCTGACCTGCACCGAGGTGCTGGTGATGGACAGCGCACCCGCCCACCGCCGCGCCACGGCCCTCGGAGCCTACCACATGCTGGTGCAGCAGTCAGGCGGCATCGCAGCGCCAGCGCTCGGCATCCTGGCGGCCAGCATCGGCATCGGGCCGGCCTTCGGCGGCGTCTGCGCGGCCCTCGGGCTGGCGTCCATCGCCGTGGTCGTCTTCAGCAGGAAGCTGTAG